GATGCCTGACCCCACCGCCGCCCCGCCCGCCGTCGGATTCGACGACGTCACATAGGGATACGTGCCGTGGTCGACGTCGAGCAGCGTGCCTTGGGAGCCCTCCAGCAACACGGCTTCGCCGGATTCCAGTGCGGTGTTGAGCAGCAGCCGCGTATCGGCGATGCGGTGCCGGAAACCCTCGGCCTGCTCCAGCAGGGCCTCGACCACCTGGTGCGGGTCGAGCGCCTTGCGGTTGTAGATCTTGACCAATATCTGGTTCTTCAGTTCCAGCGCGGCCTCGACCTTGTGGGTCAGGACGTCGGGGTCGAGCACGTCGGCGACCCGGATCCCGATCCGCGCGATCTTGTCCTGGTAGCAGGGCCCGATGCCGCGGCCGGTGGTGCCGATCTTCTTGTTGCCCATGTAGCGCTCGGTGACCTTGTCGATGGCCACGTGATAGGGCAACAGCAGGTGCGCGTCGGCGGAGATCAGCAGCCTGGAGGTGTCGACGCCGCGGTCTTCGAGGCCTTTGAGCTCGTCGAGCAGCACGCCGGGGTCGACCACCACACCGTTGCCGATGACGTTGGTGACGCCGGGCGTGAGCACCCCCGATGGGATCAGGTGCAGGGCGAAGTTCTCCCCGGTCGGCAGGACGACGGTGTGCCCGGCGTTGTTGCCGCCCTGGTAGCGCACGACCCACTGAACACGCCCCCCGAGCAGGTCGGTGGCCTTACCTTTGCCCTCGTCGCCCCACTGGGCGCCGATGAGGACGATTGCCGGCATGAGTTCGCTCCCGCCTGCTTATTGTGGTTCTGCTGGCAAGACGCCAGATCTTGCACCGCTGCAACGGTTCTCGGCATCGCCCGAGGGCTGGTAGTGCCGTCGGGTGACGGCATCTCGGTTAGCCGCGTCGTGACCGTGCGCGTTGCTCCACGCGTCTTTGCTTGCCGCGCTCACGTGGCGATCCTAAACGTCGGGTAACGA
The sequence above is drawn from the Mycobacterium marseillense genome and encodes:
- a CDS encoding adenylosuccinate synthase, whose translation is MPAIVLIGAQWGDEGKGKATDLLGGRVQWVVRYQGGNNAGHTVVLPTGENFALHLIPSGVLTPGVTNVIGNGVVVDPGVLLDELKGLEDRGVDTSRLLISADAHLLLPYHVAIDKVTERYMGNKKIGTTGRGIGPCYQDKIARIGIRVADVLDPDVLTHKVEAALELKNQILVKIYNRKALDPHQVVEALLEQAEGFRHRIADTRLLLNTALESGEAVLLEGSQGTLLDVDHGTYPYVTSSNPTAGGAAVGSGIGPTRITAVLGILKAYTTRVGSGPFPTELFDENGEYLSKTGGEFGVTTGRRRRCGWFDAVIARYATRVNGITDYFLTKLDVLSSLETVPVCVGYQIDGARIHEMPMTQSDLGRAEPIYEELPGWWEDISHAREFDDLPAKARDYVLRLEELAGAHVSCIGVGPGREQTIVRRDVLAARP